In Streptomyces sp. NBC_01707, a genomic segment contains:
- the proB gene encoding glutamate 5-kinase: MTEARRIVIKVGSSSLTTAAGGLDADRVDALVDVLAKVRSGGEKEIVLVSSGAIAAGLAPLGLHRRPRDLARQQAAASVGQGLLVARYTASFARYGVRVGQVLLTSNDTSRRAHYRNAYRTLDQLLAMGALPIVNENDTVATDEIRFGDNDRLAALVAHLVRADLLVLLSDVDGLYDGDPSTPGTSRIAEVTGPADLADVTIGSAGKAGVGTGGMVTKVEAARIATAAGVPVVLTSASRAADALAGRDTGTYFRRTGRRSADRLLWLAHASTPQGSLTLDDGAVQAVVERHSSLLPAGIAAVEGEFTAGDPVELRDLQGRPVARGLVNFDAKEIPQLLGRSTRDLARELGPAYEREVVHRDDLVILHP, translated from the coding sequence GTGACCGAAGCGCGCAGGATCGTGATCAAGGTCGGTTCCTCGTCCCTGACCACCGCGGCCGGCGGCCTCGACGCCGACCGGGTCGACGCGCTCGTCGATGTCCTCGCCAAGGTCAGGAGCGGCGGGGAGAAGGAGATCGTCCTCGTCTCCTCCGGAGCCATCGCCGCCGGACTCGCCCCGCTCGGCCTGCACCGCCGGCCCCGGGACCTGGCCAGGCAGCAGGCCGCGGCCAGCGTCGGCCAGGGGCTGCTCGTCGCCCGCTACACCGCCTCCTTCGCGCGCTACGGCGTACGCGTCGGCCAGGTGCTGCTCACCAGCAACGACACCAGCCGCCGCGCTCACTACCGCAACGCCTACCGCACCCTGGACCAGCTCCTGGCGATGGGCGCGCTCCCGATCGTCAACGAGAACGACACCGTCGCCACCGATGAGATCCGGTTCGGCGACAACGACCGGCTCGCCGCGCTCGTCGCCCATCTCGTCCGCGCCGATCTGCTGGTCCTCCTCTCCGACGTGGACGGCCTCTACGACGGCGACCCCAGTACCCCCGGCACCTCACGCATCGCCGAAGTGACCGGCCCCGCCGATCTGGCCGATGTCACCATCGGCAGCGCGGGAAAGGCGGGCGTCGGTACCGGCGGCATGGTCACCAAGGTCGAAGCCGCCCGAATCGCCACGGCCGCCGGAGTGCCGGTCGTCCTGACCTCCGCGAGCCGCGCCGCCGACGCCCTCGCCGGGCGCGACACCGGCACGTACTTCCGCCGCACCGGACGCCGTTCGGCGGACCGGCTGCTCTGGCTGGCCCACGCCTCCACCCCGCAGGGATCGCTCACCCTCGACGACGGGGCGGTGCAGGCCGTCGTCGAACGCCACAGCTCGCTGCTGCCGGCCGGGATCGCCGCCGTCGAGGGCGAATTCACCGCAGGGGACCCGGTGGAGCTGCGCGACCTCCAGGGCCGCCCCGTGGCCCGCGGGCTCGTCAACTTCGACGCCAAGGAGATTCCGCAGCTGCTCGGCCGGTCCACCCGGGACCTGGCACGCGAACTCGGCCCGGCGTACGAACGCGAGGTCGTACACAGGGACGATCTGGTCATCCTGCACCCCTGA
- the rfbB gene encoding dTDP-glucose 4,6-dehydratase → MTTRILVTGGAGFIGSHYVRTVLGPQGPGDVAVTVLDKLTYAGNPANLDEVRDHPGFAFEQGDICDAELVAKLMAGHDQVVHFAAESHVDRSIDGGAEFVRTNVVGTHTLVHAAHLAGIETFVHISTDEVYGSIDEGSWPETDPLAPNSPYSAAKASSDLIALSYHRTHGLDVRVTRCSNNYGHHHFPEKVIPLFVTNLLDGKPVPLYGDGANVRDWLHIDDHVQGVELVRTKGRAGEVYNIGGGTELSNKELTGLLLEACGADWETGVIHVEDRKGHDRRYSVDCTKIRDELGYEPRKDFRTGLAETVQWYRDNRAWWEPLKDRAAL, encoded by the coding sequence ATGACCACTCGCATCCTGGTGACCGGCGGGGCCGGTTTCATCGGCTCGCACTACGTCCGTACGGTGCTCGGCCCGCAGGGGCCCGGAGATGTCGCCGTCACCGTGCTCGACAAGCTCACCTACGCGGGCAACCCGGCCAACCTCGACGAGGTCCGCGACCATCCCGGCTTCGCCTTCGAGCAGGGCGACATCTGCGATGCGGAGCTGGTCGCCAAGCTGATGGCCGGGCACGATCAGGTGGTGCACTTCGCCGCCGAGTCCCATGTGGACCGGTCCATCGACGGCGGCGCCGAGTTCGTCCGTACGAACGTGGTGGGCACGCACACCCTGGTCCACGCCGCGCATCTGGCGGGCATCGAGACCTTCGTGCACATCTCCACCGACGAGGTGTACGGCTCGATCGACGAGGGCTCCTGGCCCGAGACCGACCCGCTGGCGCCCAACTCGCCGTACTCCGCGGCCAAGGCGTCCAGCGACCTGATCGCCCTTTCGTACCACCGCACGCATGGCCTCGACGTGCGCGTGACCCGCTGCTCCAACAACTACGGGCACCACCACTTCCCCGAGAAGGTCATCCCGCTGTTCGTCACGAACCTGCTGGACGGCAAGCCGGTACCGCTGTACGGCGACGGCGCCAACGTCCGCGACTGGCTGCACATCGACGACCATGTGCAGGGCGTCGAACTGGTCCGCACGAAGGGCCGCGCCGGTGAGGTCTACAACATCGGCGGCGGCACCGAACTGTCCAACAAGGAGCTCACCGGCCTGCTGCTGGAAGCCTGCGGCGCCGACTGGGAGACCGGCGTCATCCATGTCGAGGACCGCAAGGGCCACGACCGCCGCTACTCCGTCGACTGCACGAAGATCCGCGACGAGCTCGGCTACGAGCCCCGCAAGGACTTCCGTACCGGTCTCGCCGAGACCGTGCAGTGGTACCGCGACAATCGCGCCTGGTGGGAGCCGCTGAAGGACAGGGCCGCGCTGTGA
- a CDS encoding glutamate-5-semialdehyde dehydrogenase, translated as MTTLSPYDNMSPVAQAAYRARSAAADIAPLPRAAKDDALLAIADALEVRTAEIVAANAEDVARAREAGTSESIVDRLTLTPERIRAIAADVRDVAALPDPVGEVVRGSTLPNGIDLRQVRVPLGVVGIIYEARPNVTVDAAALCLKSGNAVLLRGSSSAYASNTALVRVLRDAVGGSGLPADAVQLVPGENRDSVRELMRARGLVDVLIPRGGASLIRTVVEESTVPVIETGTGNCHVYVDAQTDLGMAVDILINSKAQRPSVCNAAETLLVHKDIAAEFLPRALDALADAGVTVHGDEQVLEFAETSKATVVPATPEDWETEYLSYDIAAAVVESLDAAVAHIRLWSSGHTEAIVTTSQAAARRFTQLVDSTTVAVNASTRFTDGGQFGFGAEIGISTQKLHARGPMGLPELTSTKYIVTGDGHVR; from the coding sequence ATGACCACGCTTTCGCCGTACGACAACATGTCCCCGGTCGCCCAGGCCGCCTACCGGGCCCGCTCCGCCGCCGCCGACATCGCGCCACTGCCGCGCGCGGCGAAGGACGACGCGCTGCTGGCGATCGCGGACGCGCTGGAAGTGCGGACGGCCGAGATCGTCGCGGCCAACGCCGAGGACGTGGCCCGCGCCCGCGAGGCCGGGACCAGTGAATCGATCGTCGACCGGCTCACCCTCACCCCCGAGCGGATCCGGGCCATCGCCGCCGATGTACGGGACGTGGCGGCGCTGCCCGACCCGGTCGGCGAAGTGGTGCGCGGCTCGACCCTGCCCAACGGCATCGACCTGCGCCAGGTTCGGGTGCCGCTCGGAGTGGTCGGGATCATCTACGAGGCCCGGCCCAATGTCACGGTGGACGCCGCTGCGCTCTGCCTGAAGTCCGGCAACGCCGTTCTGCTGCGCGGCTCGTCCTCCGCATACGCCTCCAACACCGCACTCGTCCGGGTGCTGCGCGACGCGGTCGGCGGCTCCGGTCTGCCGGCCGACGCGGTGCAGTTGGTGCCCGGCGAGAACCGCGATTCGGTACGGGAACTGATGCGGGCCCGCGGTCTCGTCGACGTACTGATCCCGCGCGGCGGCGCCTCCCTGATCCGCACCGTCGTCGAGGAGTCCACCGTTCCGGTCATCGAGACCGGTACCGGCAACTGCCATGTGTACGTGGACGCGCAGACAGACCTCGGCATGGCCGTCGACATCCTCATCAACTCCAAGGCCCAGCGGCCGAGTGTCTGCAACGCCGCCGAGACGCTGCTGGTGCACAAGGACATCGCCGCGGAATTCCTGCCCCGCGCGCTGGACGCGCTGGCCGACGCAGGGGTGACGGTGCACGGCGACGAGCAGGTGCTGGAGTTCGCCGAGACGTCCAAGGCCACCGTCGTGCCGGCGACGCCGGAGGACTGGGAGACCGAGTACCTCTCCTACGACATCGCGGCCGCCGTCGTCGAATCCCTGGACGCGGCCGTCGCCCACATCCGGCTCTGGTCCTCCGGACACACCGAGGCGATCGTCACCACGTCGCAGGCCGCTGCTCGCCGGTTCACTCAACTGGTGGATTCCACGACGGTCGCCGTGAACGCGTCCACCCGGTTCACCGACGGGGGGCAGTTCGGGTTCGGCGCGGAGATCGGAATCTCCACCCAGAAGCTGCACGCCAGGGGCCCGATGGGCCTGCCGGAGCTGACCTCGACGAAGTACATCGTGACCGGGGACGGTCACGTACGGTGA
- the galE gene encoding UDP-glucose 4-epimerase GalE: MAWMVTGGAGYIGAHVVRAMLAGGQSVVVYDDLSTGSAEKVPAGVPLVIGSVLDRQRLDAAIRDHDVTGVVHVAAKKQVGESVERPLHYYRENVTGLETLLESMVAGGVDRLVFSSSAAVYGMPDVDLVTEDTPCLPMSPYGETKLVGEWLIHAAARAHGLRCASLRYFNVAGAASPELADAGVFNLIPMVFERLAAGEGPRIFGDDYGTPDGTCIRDYIHVEDIASAHLAAARRLDEAESGTDLTLNIGRGEGSSVKEMVDRILKVTGRGDLTPEVTARRPGDPARVVAGADRIRTELGWSATYGVDEMIDSAWQGWLHHHP; the protein is encoded by the coding sequence ATGGCCTGGATGGTTACAGGTGGGGCGGGATATATCGGTGCACATGTCGTGCGTGCGATGCTCGCGGGCGGTCAGTCGGTGGTCGTCTACGACGACCTGTCGACGGGAAGCGCCGAGAAGGTTCCCGCCGGGGTCCCCCTGGTGATCGGCAGCGTGCTCGACCGGCAGCGGCTCGACGCGGCGATCCGTGACCACGATGTGACAGGCGTGGTGCACGTCGCGGCGAAGAAGCAGGTGGGCGAGTCCGTCGAGCGGCCGCTCCACTACTACCGGGAGAACGTGACCGGGCTGGAGACTCTCCTGGAGAGCATGGTCGCGGGGGGCGTCGACCGGCTGGTGTTCTCCTCGTCGGCCGCCGTCTACGGCATGCCGGATGTGGATCTGGTCACAGAGGACACTCCGTGTCTGCCGATGAGCCCGTACGGCGAGACGAAGCTCGTCGGCGAATGGCTGATCCACGCAGCCGCTCGGGCCCATGGACTGCGCTGCGCGTCGCTCCGCTACTTCAATGTCGCGGGTGCCGCCTCGCCCGAGCTGGCCGACGCCGGAGTATTCAATCTCATCCCGATGGTCTTCGAACGGCTGGCGGCAGGTGAGGGTCCGAGGATCTTCGGCGACGACTACGGGACGCCCGACGGCACATGCATCCGTGACTACATCCATGTGGAGGACATAGCCTCCGCGCATCTCGCCGCCGCGCGCAGGCTGGACGAGGCCGAGAGCGGTACCGATCTCACGCTCAACATCGGCCGTGGTGAGGGCAGTTCCGTGAAGGAGATGGTCGACCGGATCCTCAAGGTGACCGGCCGCGGCGACCTCACCCCGGAGGTGACGGCCCGCCGTCCCGGCGACCCGGCGCGCGTGGTCGCCGGGGCCGACCGGATCCGGACGGAGCTGGGCTGGTCGGCCACGTACGGAGTGGACGAGATGATCGACTCCGCGTGGCAGGGCTGGCTCCACCACCACCCGTGA
- the rfbC gene encoding dTDP-4-dehydrorhamnose 3,5-epimerase: MRQLSFPGAWVHEPKLFPDSRGSFHEWFRRSDLDDATGHGLQLAQANFSVSSRGTLRGIHFADVPPSQAKYVTCVRGVVLDVIVDIRVGSPTYGQWEAVRLDDTVHHAVYVAEGLGHSFMALTDDTAVVYLCSEGYAPGREHGINPLDPELGIEWPEGVTPLLSEKDAAAPSLAEAEEQGLLPSYEACQAYYAELRARG, translated from the coding sequence ATGCGGCAGCTCTCCTTCCCCGGGGCCTGGGTGCATGAACCCAAGCTCTTCCCGGACAGTCGCGGCAGCTTCCACGAGTGGTTCAGGAGGTCCGACCTCGATGACGCCACCGGACACGGCCTGCAGCTGGCGCAGGCCAACTTCTCGGTCTCCAGCCGGGGCACCTTGCGCGGCATCCACTTCGCCGATGTGCCGCCGAGCCAGGCCAAGTACGTCACATGCGTACGGGGGGTGGTGCTCGACGTCATCGTGGACATCCGGGTCGGCTCCCCCACGTACGGGCAATGGGAGGCGGTACGCCTCGACGACACGGTCCATCACGCCGTCTACGTCGCCGAGGGACTCGGGCACTCCTTCATGGCGCTGACCGACGACACAGCGGTCGTCTACCTGTGTTCCGAGGGCTATGCGCCCGGTCGTGAACACGGCATCAATCCGCTCGACCCCGAGCTGGGCATCGAATGGCCCGAGGGCGTCACGCCGCTCCTCTCCGAGAAGGACGCCGCCGCACCCTCACTGGCCGAGGCCGAGGAGCAGGGCCTGCTGCCGTCGTACGAGGCCTGTCAGGCGTACTACGCGGAGCTGCGCGCCCGAGGCTGA
- a CDS encoding glucose-1-phosphate thymidylyltransferase: MKALVLSGGAGTRLRPITHTSAKQLVPVANKPVLFYGLEAIAEAGITEVGIIVGDTAAEIRAAVGDGSRFGIEVTYIPQDEPLGLAHAVLIARRFLGDDDFVMYLGDNFIVGGIAGLVEEFRADRPDAQILLTRVPDPSAFGVAELDGDGRVAALEEKPKEPKSDLALVGVYLFTSVVHEAVRSIAPSWRGELEITHAIQWLIDQRRDVRSTTIRGYWKDTGNVTDMLEVNRTVLETVEPSVEGADVDDESEIIGRVRIEAGAKVSGSRIVGPAIIGARSVISGAYVGPFTSVSEDCRIEDSEIEYSIVLRGASIDGVRRVEASLIGHDVEVTPAPRSPSAHRLVLGDHSKVQISS; the protein is encoded by the coding sequence ATGAAAGCTCTCGTACTTTCCGGTGGGGCCGGCACCCGGCTCCGTCCCATTACGCACACCTCTGCCAAACAGCTGGTCCCGGTGGCGAACAAGCCGGTGCTGTTCTACGGCCTGGAAGCCATTGCGGAAGCGGGCATCACCGAGGTCGGCATCATTGTGGGCGACACCGCTGCGGAGATTCGCGCGGCCGTCGGCGACGGTTCCCGGTTCGGCATCGAGGTCACGTACATCCCGCAGGACGAGCCGCTGGGGCTCGCGCACGCGGTGCTGATCGCCCGGCGTTTCCTGGGGGACGACGACTTCGTCATGTACCTCGGTGACAACTTCATCGTCGGCGGGATCGCCGGCCTCGTCGAGGAGTTCCGCGCCGACCGGCCCGATGCGCAGATCCTGCTGACCCGGGTGCCCGACCCGAGTGCCTTCGGTGTCGCCGAACTCGACGGCGACGGCCGGGTGGCGGCGCTGGAGGAGAAGCCGAAGGAGCCGAAGAGCGATCTGGCACTGGTCGGTGTCTACCTCTTCACCTCCGTCGTCCATGAGGCGGTGCGCTCCATCGCACCCTCCTGGCGGGGCGAGTTGGAGATCACGCACGCCATCCAGTGGCTGATCGACCAGAGGCGGGACGTCCGCTCCACCACGATCCGCGGGTACTGGAAGGACACCGGCAATGTCACCGACATGCTGGAGGTCAACCGGACGGTGCTGGAGACCGTCGAGCCGTCCGTCGAGGGCGCCGACGTCGACGACGAGAGCGAGATCATCGGCCGGGTCCGGATCGAGGCGGGCGCCAAGGTCAGCGGCAGCCGGATCGTCGGTCCCGCGATCATCGGCGCCCGCTCGGTGATCAGTGGCGCGTATGTCGGTCCGTTCACCTCGGTCTCGGAGGACTGCCGGATCGAGGACAGTGAGATCGAGTACTCGATCGTCCTGCGGGGTGCCTCGATCGACGGTGTCCGCCGCGTCGAGGCGTCACTCATCGGCCATGACGTCGAAGTGACCCCCGCGCCCCGCTCCCCGTCCGCCCACCGACTCGTGCTCGGCGACCACAGCAAGGTGCAGATCTCCTCATGA
- a CDS encoding bifunctional glycosyltransferase/CDP-glycerol:glycerophosphate glycerophosphotransferase, with the protein MPRLTLIVPAYNVQGYIRECIDSVLRQDFTDFEIVAVDDCSPDGSGEIMDEFARRDTRVRVLHLGENVGLGRARNAGIEQATGDYLLFLDSDDTLAPGSLSAIARRLDTTDDPDVLIFDYTRTYWDGRRLPNQRADLLAETGPAAFSLADRPELLDLLQIVWNKAYRRDFITRHGFQFPPGYYEDAPWTYSTLIAAERLAVLDRTCVFYRQRREGGNILRTVSRKHFDVFDQYDRVFAYLDEHPELDHWRTAVFRKMADHYLTIMEKPGRLPRNARSEFFHRASEDYGRRLPDGFVRPPGGRGYKYALLGMGSYPALAAATRARRLRNRSNLRRREHVVRAKRAAMGMFYRSQLRMGLDENLAVFSAYWSRGYSCNPAAIDAELARLAPHIRRVWAVRADQVDRVPKGVEVAVVGSRSYWTAVARAKYLVNNVNFANAVVKREGQIHLQTHHGTPLKTMGLDQMNFPASTSMDFEDLLKRCDRWDYSLSSNRFSTTVWERVYPCRYTSLETGYPRNDVLINSTAADVARVRRELGLKDGSSVFLYMPTHREYQKDFTPRLDLPRLADELGEDVTLLVRGHYFYKPSGRMAELQTSGRIIDVSAHQRVEDLYLASDALITDYSSAMFDYANLDRPIVIFADDWDTYKAVRGTYFDLMAEPPGAVATSQSQLTEILGSGEWRSEKSATFRSEFRERYCDYDDGHAAERVVRKVFLGEESLLPVVPLAERKPAPSPAQALEPVERV; encoded by the coding sequence ATGCCTCGACTGACACTCATCGTGCCTGCCTACAACGTGCAGGGATACATCCGGGAGTGCATCGACTCCGTACTGCGGCAGGACTTCACCGACTTCGAGATCGTCGCCGTCGACGACTGCTCGCCGGACGGTTCCGGCGAAATCATGGACGAGTTCGCCCGTCGCGACACCCGTGTGCGCGTCCTGCACCTCGGTGAGAATGTGGGCCTGGGCCGCGCCCGCAACGCCGGCATCGAACAGGCGACCGGCGACTATCTGCTGTTCCTGGACAGCGACGACACCCTTGCGCCGGGATCGCTGAGCGCCATCGCCCGGCGGCTCGACACGACGGACGATCCCGACGTCCTGATCTTCGACTACACGCGCACCTACTGGGACGGCCGACGCCTGCCGAACCAGCGCGCCGACCTGCTGGCCGAAACCGGCCCCGCGGCATTCTCGTTGGCGGACCGGCCCGAGCTGCTGGACCTACTCCAGATCGTATGGAACAAGGCGTACCGTCGCGACTTCATCACCCGGCACGGTTTCCAGTTCCCGCCCGGCTATTACGAGGACGCCCCATGGACGTACTCCACCCTGATAGCTGCGGAGCGCCTTGCGGTGCTCGACCGCACGTGCGTCTTCTACCGGCAGCGACGCGAGGGCGGGAACATCCTGCGTACCGTCAGCCGCAAGCACTTCGACGTCTTCGACCAGTACGACCGTGTCTTCGCCTATCTGGACGAACACCCCGAGCTCGACCACTGGCGCACGGCGGTCTTCCGGAAGATGGCCGACCACTATCTGACCATCATGGAAAAGCCGGGCCGGCTGCCGCGCAACGCACGGTCCGAGTTCTTCCACCGGGCCTCCGAGGACTACGGACGCAGGCTGCCGGACGGTTTCGTACGCCCCCCGGGCGGCCGTGGCTACAAGTACGCACTGCTCGGCATGGGCTCCTATCCGGCGCTGGCCGCCGCCACCCGGGCCCGTCGATTGCGCAACCGGTCCAATCTTCGCAGACGCGAACACGTCGTCCGTGCCAAGCGCGCCGCCATGGGGATGTTCTACCGGTCCCAGCTGAGGATGGGACTGGACGAGAACCTGGCGGTGTTCTCCGCCTACTGGAGCCGCGGCTACTCCTGCAACCCCGCGGCCATCGACGCCGAACTGGCCCGCCTGGCCCCGCACATCCGCCGGGTCTGGGCGGTCAGGGCCGACCAGGTCGACCGGGTTCCCAAGGGCGTCGAGGTGGCGGTCGTGGGCTCCCGTTCCTACTGGACGGCGGTGGCCCGTGCCAAGTACCTGGTCAACAACGTGAACTTCGCCAACGCGGTGGTCAAGCGCGAGGGCCAGATCCATCTGCAGACCCATCACGGCACCCCGTTGAAGACCATGGGGCTCGACCAGATGAACTTCCCGGCCTCCACCAGCATGGACTTCGAAGACCTGCTCAAGCGCTGTGACCGCTGGGACTACAGCCTCTCCTCCAACCGCTTCTCGACCACCGTGTGGGAGCGGGTGTACCCGTGCCGGTACACCTCCCTGGAGACCGGCTACCCGCGCAACGACGTCCTCATCAACTCGACTGCCGCGGACGTCGCAAGGGTTCGCCGGGAGCTCGGTCTGAAGGACGGCTCCAGCGTCTTCCTCTACATGCCGACCCACCGCGAGTACCAGAAGGACTTCACCCCGCGGCTCGACCTTCCACGGCTGGCCGACGAACTGGGCGAGGACGTCACTCTTCTGGTGCGCGGTCACTACTTCTACAAGCCGAGCGGGCGGATGGCCGAGCTCCAGACCAGCGGCCGCATCATCGATGTGTCGGCACACCAGCGTGTCGAGGACCTCTACCTCGCCTCGGACGCCCTGATCACCGACTACTCGTCAGCAATGTTCGACTATGCGAATCTTGACCGGCCGATCGTGATCTTCGCTGACGACTGGGACACCTACAAGGCGGTCCGCGGCACGTACTTCGACCTGATGGCCGAGCCTCCCGGCGCCGTTGCGACCAGCCAGTCGCAGCTCACCGAGATCCTCGGATCAGGCGAGTGGCGGAGCGAGAAGTCCGCCACCTTCCGCAGCGAGTTCCGCGAACGATACTGCGACTACGACGACGGTCACGCGGCGGAGCGTGTCGTCCGCAAAGTCTTCCTGGGCGAGGAGAGCCTCCTTCCCGTTGTACCGCTTGCCGAACGCAAGCCGGCACCCTCCCCAGCTCAGGCGCTCGAACCGGTCGAGCGGGTCTGA
- the rfbD gene encoding dTDP-4-dehydrorhamnose reductase has product MSPVWLVTGAAGMLGRDVLARLAGESVTTVAANRVALDIADPALVRAALEFHRPAVVVNCAAWTAVDDAESQEEAALRVNATGPAVLAAACREHGVVLLQVSTDYVFAGDAEKPYPEDAAAGPRTAYGRTKLAGERAVLDILPDTGYVVRTAWLYGAYGPNFVRTMIKLEGVKDALDVVDDQRGQPTWTADLADRLVRLGQAAAAGAVPAGIYHGTSGGQTTWFGFTREIFRLLGADPARVRPTTSEAFVRPAPRPAFGVLGHDRWAAAGMEPIRDWRAALAEAFPALLAAERRSSGDLAL; this is encoded by the coding sequence GTGAGCCCCGTCTGGCTGGTGACCGGAGCCGCCGGAATGCTCGGCCGGGACGTCCTGGCCCGGCTCGCCGGCGAGTCGGTCACCACGGTCGCCGCGAACCGTGTGGCCCTCGACATCGCCGACCCCGCCCTGGTGCGTGCCGCCCTGGAGTTCCACCGCCCCGCCGTCGTGGTGAACTGCGCCGCCTGGACCGCCGTCGACGACGCCGAGTCCCAGGAGGAAGCGGCGCTGCGGGTCAACGCCACGGGTCCCGCGGTCCTGGCCGCGGCCTGCCGTGAGCACGGCGTCGTGCTTCTTCAGGTCTCCACCGACTACGTCTTTGCCGGGGACGCCGAGAAGCCATATCCGGAGGACGCCGCCGCCGGCCCGCGCACCGCCTACGGCAGGACCAAACTGGCCGGGGAACGTGCGGTGCTGGACATCCTCCCGGACACCGGTTACGTCGTCCGTACCGCCTGGCTGTACGGCGCGTACGGTCCCAACTTCGTCCGAACGATGATCAAACTGGAGGGCGTCAAGGACGCCCTCGATGTGGTCGACGACCAACGTGGGCAGCCCACTTGGACCGCAGATCTGGCCGACCGGCTCGTCCGGCTCGGACAGGCCGCCGCGGCCGGCGCCGTCCCCGCGGGCATCTACCACGGCACCAGCGGCGGGCAGACGACCTGGTTCGGCTTCACCCGGGAGATCTTCCGGCTGCTCGGGGCCGACCCGGCTCGTGTCCGCCCCACCACCAGCGAGGCCTTCGTCCGGCCGGCACCCCGGCCCGCGTTCGGTGTGCTCGGACACGACCGCTGGGCGGCGGCCGGTATGGAACCGATCCGCGACTGGCGGGCGGCGCTGGCGGAGGCGTTCCCCGCCCTGCTGGCGGCGGAACGGCGCAGCAGCGGTGACCTCGCCCTCTGA